A window of Rosa rugosa chromosome 7, drRosRugo1.1, whole genome shotgun sequence genomic DNA:
AAAGAACTGGATATAAGTTGTGGAAAATGAGGACCCTAAAAACTCCTAACTCCGAACTCTCTGTATTGGGTCATATGTTTACAATTTGTACTATATGATTTTGATCATGCCTGTAGGTTGTAgatttattaaaattaatgaTGCTGCCATGAAATAAATGGGATTCTCAGCCGTGGTTTGGGTTTGTGTAGCTGCGTGATCAGGGTTTATGGTGTTATGGATTTTATGATATGTCGAGTTTCGTTATTCTTTCTACTGGGTTTTAAGAGTTTGTTACTCGATGTTTTATTTTTCGTCTTTAAAATCATGTAGACGACAGTTTGACCTTGCTAATAGAGAGGCAATGGATGAATCTGCTGAGTGGAGGCTGAAATATGATGTAGAAGCAGAAAGGTCTACCAAGTGTATGAACAAACTCAAACAGGTCTGCAGACTCTGCACCATATGTACTAtcccttttgtttttaaattccTTTTCGTATTTTTATCACCAATCAGAGCTAAAATTCTGTATGTAGCATCGACTGTATGTTATCATGGTCTTACACTGATCTCATTCGAGCTAAAATATACTCTGAGTTGCGAATTAATTCTCAGATGAATTGTGGATGGTTACTTTTAATGCTTCGAATGATGAGTTGATAACCAGCCCCTAAGGATGATAATCTGTATTCTAAGTTTCTAACCCCAAAATTGATGAAAAGCGCATTAGAAAGTAAAATATGGTTTATACCTCTAATTCTCTATGTTATTGTGGTTTTGGGCCAATAAATGTAGAAGTGGTTTGGGCCATTCTTCGGAGGGGCATCCTGGAGTAGAATGAATTGTTAATCAATTCATCAGTCTAACAACTTGAATATTAgcattttcttctctctctggtGCAATGTGGTGAAACTGCTGGATTGAAATCAAGTCTTGTAGTTGGCTTTCATATACACTGCTCCTCTAACCTGCCAACAACAATAATTTTTTAGCACATGTTTGGCCTGGTCACCAGTGAAATGATTATTTCAAACATCTCTTTGTTTGTTATGTACTGTAGAGTGGTTAAACTGATATGCATTCATAACGTCACTAGTATCAATTTAAATACTCAGGTCTTTAGCTGTAGAGGGGAGCGCATAAATATCTTTTACTGAATTTGATATGCAGGTATGTTATTAAAAGCAACAATTTATATGTACTAAATTTGGTGGTATCATCAATTTATATGTACTAAATTTGGTGGTATCATCTTTTAATTCTTTCCTTCACCCTCATGCCATAATTAGGTCTATTCTGTGCATGTTCTCTTTGAGGTCTGATTAAATATATGGCTTCTTGACAGATGAAGGGCTCTCTTGAGGAGGATGGAAATGCTGCTAATATCAACCAGAAATTGGTGATGCTACAAAAGGTGACCTTTTTCTCCAGAACTTCACTCTTTTTCCTCTTAGCAATTTCTTAATATAGATTCAGTTTTTGAAGCTCTTGGTAAACTAGGATAAAGGAGCTCTGTAAAAACCATGATCAGACTGGCTTGCACATATTATCACAATCCTTTGTGTTACAAACATCTTATATTATGCCCTAAATGAAACTATTGTATTAACTGCACACTTTGATAGTTTGGTGTTACTTTAAacttttatctttttcttctctcttgtcGGTTCTGATGGACAGTTGTGTTATAGAGTGTTAAAAAGTTTGTTTAAGAGCGAATCCTGTCCTTTACTTATTTACAAATCCTGAAATTCCAGGAAAATATCGCTTTGGTTGAACGAGTGGACGCCTTGAAACAAGAGCTTGAGGGTGAAAAGCTGAAGTGCAGCTTGCAATAGTTTATCTGATCATGATCAATCTCATTGGGCAATTTTTATACACATCCAAGAAACTATTTCCAGAGCACAATCTCCATTTTGCAAGGTTGCTGCTTCTATTGATTATGCGAGAGGGAGGTATATCTGGACTAGATGTAGATGTCCGTTGCAGCTCTGATTTTGTGATGCTTTCCTGGAAACTGAGTTGTCTTCATAAATTTCCTGCGCTTTTCTTACAGGGCTATactgtgattgttttttttgttttcctttcctcCTCTCCTTATCACTATAAAGTAAGTCATAGTTTCTGT
This region includes:
- the LOC133721479 gene encoding uncharacterized protein LOC133721479, yielding MGGGGGNKKILASFVVLMFLGIAVYFRLWTIDYRVSSDETELIRRQFDLANREAMDESAEWRLKYDVEAERSTKCMNKLKQMKGSLEEDGNAANINQKLVMLQKENIALVERVDALKQELEGEKLKCSLQ